The nucleotide window ACCTTGTCACCGTTGACAATCCACCAGTACGAGCATTGCTTATCGTCGCTAAGCCGTCCTACCCACGAAGCGAAGCCGGCTTGGGATCCAACTTCGTCGCAAGGCAGCAACCCGAAGCCATCTTCATGTACGCCCGGACCCCATTCGGCGTGTGCTTCAAGCCAGGCAGTGTGCCAGCCAGTGTCAGGGGCAGTCAGAACGGCCATAGTGAGATTTTCTCTATCGATAGCAGCCGTGGAACCTCCACGAGCGGTCGAGGGCTAGTCATCCAGTTGTGGGGGAGAGGAATTCGAGCCGGTTTCCGTTGTTGTCCCATAGGTAGAACCGGCGCATTCCGGGGAAGTTGTCGTCCCATTCAGGAGTGTGACCGTGGGCGTGCACGCGTTGTGCCAGCACGTCGATGTCGTGAACGAAGATCCCCGGGTGGGCCTTCTTCTGTGGCCGGAAGTCCACTTCAACGCCGAGATGAATCTCCAGATTGTCAGCACGAACCCACAGTCCACCCCGGGCCGCTAATGCTGGCGGCTTTTGCACCTCTGTGAGGCCCAGAACGCCAACATAGAACTGCCGGCACGCGTCCTCACCGCCCACCGGCAACGCCAGCTGGACGTGATGGATTCCTAGCCCGAAACCCGTTGCACGAGGCTCGGATACATACGGATCAAC belongs to Arthrobacter tumbae and includes:
- a CDS encoding VOC family protein; amino-acid sequence: MSKVVDPYVSEPRATGFGLGIHHVQLALPVGGEDACRQFYVGVLGLTEVQKPPALAARGGLWVRADNLEIHLGVEVDFRPQKKAHPGIFVHDIDVLAQRVHAHGHTPEWDDNFPGMRRFYLWDNNGNRLEFLSPTTG